In Xiphophorus hellerii strain 12219 chromosome 13, Xiphophorus_hellerii-4.1, whole genome shotgun sequence, the following proteins share a genomic window:
- the tac1 gene encoding protachykinin-1, whose protein sequence is MKLLFLPLLMALIAVAQVFCEDGEPKEGADYWTSSNQIQDDWLSNDPFREILLRMTRKPRPHQFIGLMGKRSMANPQITRKRHKINSFVGLMGKRSQEEPESHEWSTIQMNDQRR, encoded by the exons atgaagcttttgtttttgccactttTAATGGCGCTTATTGCCGTTGCTCAAGTTTTTTGCGAAGATGGTGAGCCAAAAGAAGGAGCTGACTACTGGACGAGCAGTAACCAGATTCAG GATGACTGGCTCTCCAATGACCCATTCAGAGAAATCCTCCTGAGGATGACGAGAAAGCCGCGGCCGCACCAGTTCATCGGTCTGATGGGGAAGCGTTCCATGG CAAACCCACAGATCACCAGAAAAA GACATAAAATCAACTCGTTTGTCGGCCTGATGGGAAAACGGAGCCAAGAAGAACCAG agTCCCACGAATGGAGCACAATACAGATGAACGATCAGCGGCGCTAA